A stretch of Rhizobium sp. TH2 DNA encodes these proteins:
- the rpsT gene encoding 30S ribosomal protein S20: protein MANTQSAKKATRKIERRTEVNKARRSRVRTFIRKVEEAIASGDKTAAEAALKAAQPELQRAATKGVVHRNTASRKVSRLAARVKAISA, encoded by the coding sequence ATGGCCAATACCCAATCGGCGAAGAAGGCAACCCGCAAGATCGAGCGCCGTACCGAAGTCAACAAGGCTCGCCGTTCGCGCGTCCGCACCTTCATCCGCAAGGTTGAAGAAGCGATTGCATCGGGCGACAAGACCGCCGCCGAAGCCGCCTTGAAGGCCGCTCAGCCGGAATTGCAGCGCGCCGCCACCAAGGGCGTCGTTCATCGCAATACCGCTTCCCGCAAGGTCTCGCGTCTCGCAGCCCGCGTGAAGGCAATCAGCGCCTGA